A region from the Streptomyces sp. 3214.6 genome encodes:
- a CDS encoding Fur family transcriptional regulator, translating to MTTAGPPVKGRSTRQRAAVAAALDEVDEFRSAQDLHDMLKHKGDSVGLTTVYRTLQSLADAGEVDVLRTSDGESVYRRCSTGEHHHHLVCRVCGKAVEVEGPAVEKWAEAIAAEHGYVNVAHTVEIFGTCSDCAGASSG from the coding sequence GTGACGACCGCTGGACCGCCCGTGAAGGGCCGTTCCACCCGGCAGCGTGCCGCCGTGGCAGCGGCGCTCGACGAGGTCGACGAGTTCCGCAGCGCCCAGGACCTGCACGACATGCTCAAGCACAAGGGCGACTCGGTCGGCCTGACCACGGTCTACCGCACCCTGCAGTCCCTCGCCGACGCGGGCGAGGTCGACGTCCTGCGCACCTCCGACGGCGAGTCCGTGTACCGCCGCTGCTCCACCGGCGAGCACCACCACCACCTGGTCTGCCGCGTCTGCGGCAAGGCCGTGGAGGTGGAGGGCCCGGCGGTGGAGAAGTGGGCCGAGGCGATCGCCGCGGAACACGGCTACGTCAACGTGGCCCACACGGTGGAGATCTTCGGCACGTGTTCCGACTGCGCGGGGGCCTCCAGCGGCTGA
- a CDS encoding metal ABC transporter permease: protein MDFLNYAFMQRALLAAILVGITAPAVGIYLVQRRQALMGDGIGHVAMTGVGLGFLLSWSPVWMATAVSVLGAVVMELIRWYGRTRGDIALAMLFYGGMAGGVMFINLAPTGSNANLTSYLFGSLSTVSESDVTAICLLAAFVVLVTLGLRRQLFAVSQDEEFARVTGLPVRALNLLTAITAAVTVTVAMRVVGLLLVSALMVVPVAAAQQLSRSFAATFAIAVAIGVTVTISGTVTSYYQDVPPGATIVLLTIAAFVALSVLAAPLARRRARALAAVQPAGDPAECAIPATRKAGDGIGV from the coding sequence ATGGACTTCCTGAACTACGCCTTCATGCAGCGGGCGCTGCTCGCCGCGATCCTCGTCGGCATCACCGCCCCCGCCGTCGGCATCTACCTCGTCCAGCGCCGTCAGGCCCTCATGGGCGACGGCATCGGCCACGTCGCGATGACGGGCGTCGGCCTCGGCTTCCTGCTGTCCTGGTCCCCGGTGTGGATGGCCACGGCGGTCTCCGTCCTCGGCGCCGTCGTCATGGAACTCATCCGCTGGTACGGCAGGACCCGCGGCGACATCGCCCTCGCCATGCTCTTCTACGGCGGCATGGCCGGCGGCGTGATGTTCATCAACCTCGCGCCGACGGGCTCCAACGCGAACCTGACGTCGTACCTCTTCGGCTCGCTCTCGACCGTGTCGGAATCGGACGTCACCGCGATCTGCCTGCTCGCCGCCTTCGTGGTCCTGGTCACCCTCGGCCTGCGCCGCCAGCTGTTCGCCGTCAGCCAGGACGAGGAGTTCGCCCGGGTGACGGGCCTGCCCGTGCGCGCGCTGAACCTGCTGACGGCGATCACGGCGGCGGTGACGGTGACGGTCGCGATGCGGGTGGTGGGCCTACTGCTGGTGTCGGCCCTGATGGTCGTCCCGGTGGCCGCCGCCCAGCAGCTCAGCCGCAGCTTCGCCGCCACCTTCGCGATCGCCGTCGCCATCGGCGTGACGGTGACCATCAGCGGCACGGTGACCTCGTACTACCAGGACGTCCCGCCCGGCGCGACGATCGTGCTGCTCACCATCGCCGCGTTCGTCGCGCTCAGCGTGCTGGCCGCTCCGCTGGCCCGCCGCCGCGCCCGCGCACTGGCGGCGGTGCAGCCCGCCGGGGACCCCGCCGAGTGCGCGATTCCGGCCACCAGGAAGGCCGGGGACGGGATCGGCGTCTGA
- a CDS encoding metal ABC transporter ATP-binding protein — MAEPVIAMREVRADLGSRPVLRGVDLTVRRGEVVALLGANGSGKSTAVRSVIGQVAIADGEIELFGTPRRRFRDWARIGYVPQRTTAAGGVPATVTEVVSSGRLSRTRFGVFRKADREAVRHALKLVGMADRAKDSVDALSGGQHQRVLIARALASEPELLIMDEPMAGVDLASQEILAQTLKSQVAAGTTVLLVLHELGPLEPLIDRAVVLRDGCVLHDGPPPQAVGQHALPGHDHVHPHAPAGAEPIRTGLLS; from the coding sequence ATGGCCGAGCCCGTCATCGCGATGCGCGAAGTCCGCGCGGACCTGGGCTCGCGCCCCGTTCTGCGGGGCGTCGACCTCACCGTGCGGCGCGGTGAGGTCGTCGCCCTGCTCGGCGCCAACGGCTCCGGCAAGTCGACGGCGGTGCGCAGCGTGATCGGCCAGGTGGCGATCGCCGACGGCGAGATCGAGCTGTTCGGCACCCCGCGCCGCCGGTTCCGGGACTGGGCGCGGATCGGCTACGTCCCGCAGCGCACGACCGCCGCCGGCGGCGTCCCGGCCACGGTGACGGAGGTCGTCTCCTCGGGCCGCCTCTCCCGCACCCGCTTCGGCGTCTTCCGCAAGGCCGACCGGGAGGCCGTACGGCACGCCCTGAAGCTCGTCGGCATGGCGGACCGCGCCAAGGACAGCGTCGACGCCCTCTCCGGCGGCCAGCACCAGCGCGTGCTCATCGCCCGCGCCCTCGCCTCCGAGCCCGAGCTGCTGATCATGGACGAGCCGATGGCGGGCGTCGACCTGGCCAGCCAGGAGATCCTGGCGCAGACACTGAAGTCGCAGGTCGCGGCGGGTACGACCGTGCTGCTCGTCCTGCACGAACTGGGTCCCCTGGAGCCGCTGATCGACCGGGCGGTGGTGCTCCGCGACGGCTGCGTCCTGCACGACGGGCCGCCCCCGCAGGCCGTCGGCCAGCACGCCCTGCCCGGCCACGACCACGTACACCCGCACGCACCCGCGGGCGCCGAACCGATCCGTACGGGACTGCTGAGCTGA
- a CDS encoding metal ABC transporter substrate-binding protein, giving the protein MNARRLISGTAVAAATALGLGTLSACSSDSAAAANTDKFDVVASFYPMAFLAEQIGGAHVHVTSLTEPGQEPHDLEISAKQTAALQESDAVLYLKNLQPSVDSAVSQSEIKTKIDAASLTTMEKHGNEVGGHAAEHDDHENEELAGLDPHIWLDPVRYSQVAQGVGKAFEKADPDHAADYKANTAALVKKLDALNTQFKTGLANTGTKVFVTTHAAFGYLAERYGLTEEAITGLDPDSEPSAARVKELEKMAKADGVTTVFYETLVSDKTAKTIASDAGLKTDVLDPIEGIVKGKSRGTDYFSVQEANLKALQTALGSK; this is encoded by the coding sequence ATGAACGCACGACGACTCATATCCGGCACCGCGGTCGCCGCGGCCACCGCCCTCGGCCTCGGCACCCTGTCCGCCTGCTCCTCCGACAGCGCGGCCGCGGCCAACACGGACAAGTTCGACGTCGTCGCGTCGTTCTACCCGATGGCCTTCCTCGCCGAGCAGATAGGCGGGGCCCATGTGCACGTCACCAGCCTGACCGAGCCCGGCCAGGAGCCGCACGACCTGGAGATCAGCGCCAAGCAGACCGCCGCGCTCCAGGAGTCCGACGCGGTGCTCTACCTGAAGAACCTCCAGCCCTCCGTCGACTCCGCGGTGTCCCAGTCCGAGATCAAGACCAAGATCGACGCCGCCTCCCTCACCACGATGGAGAAGCACGGCAACGAGGTCGGCGGCCACGCGGCCGAGCACGACGACCACGAGAACGAGGAACTGGCCGGCCTCGACCCCCACATCTGGCTCGACCCGGTCCGCTACTCCCAGGTCGCCCAGGGCGTCGGCAAGGCCTTCGAGAAGGCCGACCCGGACCACGCCGCCGACTACAAGGCCAACACCGCGGCCCTCGTGAAGAAGCTCGACGCCCTGAACACGCAGTTCAAGACCGGGCTCGCGAACACCGGGACCAAGGTCTTCGTCACCACCCACGCCGCCTTCGGCTACCTCGCCGAGCGCTACGGCCTGACCGAGGAGGCCATCACCGGCCTCGACCCCGACTCGGAGCCCAGCGCCGCCCGCGTGAAGGAGCTTGAGAAGATGGCCAAGGCCGACGGCGTCACGACCGTGTTCTACGAGACGCTCGTCAGCGACAAGACCGCGAAGACCATCGCCTCCGACGCCGGGCTGAAGACGGACGTCCTCGACCCGATCGAGGGCATCGTCAAGGGCAAGTCCAGGGGCACGGACTACTTCTCGGTCCAGGAGGCCAACCTCAAGGCGCTGCAGACGGCCCTGGGAAGCAAATGA